In Macrobrachium nipponense isolate FS-2020 chromosome 36, ASM1510439v2, whole genome shotgun sequence, a genomic segment contains:
- the LOC135203658 gene encoding myb-like protein I: MNAKRKTRSHATKAILYRHQFARRTLVGTLKDIEKKRRIQERDMAQKVVLFLAGATQRREIRARQVSRLVSMFKVAVTESDGGTDTMHTPVQQQQQQQQQQQQQQQQQQQPDREKEDGSTTGSDPSEMSSGSYQSSSNVSPIPEGSGSALWISGGTPKRQRALSVDVPSEAPLDTPRRRSAPEVVVTHVTLVDDDDADERPASAEGEEAEREEADESLDNGHQDTAAAAAAASGGMEGGTSREPSPASPSPSQQYLPRFSPTPDDAATHGRLSPTRSPSRSSMRRPSVSRASSRISKISATSLAFRRRGASPAPTQQTQQQESVALTEISAPLEDARFVDLLSCLSLVAVPETLTTHRLTKGPELKQDAPIIMRF, encoded by the exons CATCGAGAAGAAGCGTAGGATACAGGAAAGGGACATGGCGCAGAAG GTGGTGCTCTTCCTGGCCGGCGCCACCCAGCGGAGGGAGATCCGCGCCCGACAGGTATCCCGACTGGTCTCGATGTTCAAGGTGGCCGTGACCGAGAGCGACGGAGGAACCGACACCATGCACACGCCCgtgcagcaacagcaacagcagcagcagcagcagcagcaacagcaacaacagcaacagcagccgGACAGGGAGAAGGAAGACGGGAGCACGACGGGGTCGGACCCATCGGAGATGTCTTCCGGGTCTTACCAGAGCAGCAGCAACGTTTCGCCCATCCCCGAAGGCTCCGGCTCGGCCCTGTGGATATCGGGGGGCACCCCGAAGCGCCAGAGGGCTCTGTCTGTGGACGTGCCTTCTGAGGCGCCCTTGGACACTCCCAGACGGAGATCCGCGCCAGAAGTAGTGGTGACCCACGTGACTTTGGTGGACGATGATGACGCCGACGAAAGACCCGCATCCGCCGAGGGGGAAGAAGCAGAGAGGGAGGAAGCAGATGAGTCCCTCGACAACGGTCATCAGGAcacagcggcggcggcggcggcggcgtcgGGGGGAATGGAGGGGGGAACGTCACGCGAACCCTCTCCTGCCTCACCTTCCCCCAGCCAGCAGTACCTCCCCAGGTTCTCACCGACGCCCGACGACGCCGCAACCCACGGGCGGCTCAGCCCGACGCGAAGCCCGTCCCGAAGTAGCATGAGGAGGCCTTCGGTGTCTAGGGCGAGCAGCAGGATCTCCAAGATCTCCGCGACTTCCCTGGCCTTCAGAAGACGAGGGGCGTCCCCTGCGCCCACGCAGCAGACGCAGCAGCAGGAGTCGGTGGCCCTGACGGAGATCAGCGCGCCCCTGGAGGATGCCAG GTTCGTGGATCTCCTCTCCTGCCTCAGTTTAGTCGCTGTTCCGGAGACTTTGACGACTCACCGACTCACCAAAGGGCCGGAGCTCAAGCAAGATGCCCCTATCATCATGAGGTTCTGA